The Bos javanicus breed banteng chromosome 18, ARS-OSU_banteng_1.0, whole genome shotgun sequence genome has a segment encoding these proteins:
- the LOC133230295 gene encoding F-box/LRR-repeat protein 2-like isoform X4, whose protein sequence is MLLAQPETAQQVQQALSGLRELSLASLRDLADLSFNRLSSCAPCLERLSLAYCHLTFQLGPAWGTIGPQDSSPSQLSFRNLLRFLKERAGRLHALDLSGTGLPPEALRALGQVAGLQLQELSLHSCRDLSTEAVAALCHQQPGLTSLDLSGCSELADGAVLAVSRGLRHLRRLSLRKLQRLTDAGCSALGGLCELQSLDLAECCLVRGRELAQSLGSVCAAPPPLASLSLAYCSSLKDASVLSLIPGLGPRLRVLDLSSCVALTNQTLQAICTYLTRLSVLRLAWCKELGDWGLLGLGEPIQAPSQEPQPHEELEYRASSPKDPSPQPQGPSLLMLQALQELDLTACSKLTDASLTKVLQFPQLRQLSLSLLPALTDKALVAVAKGCPSLERLALSHCSLLSDQGWAQAASSWPRLQHLNLSSCSQLTEQTLDSVGQACRQLRMVDVAMCPGISIASVRRFQAQLPEVICIQSRFVGGADLTLTL, encoded by the exons ATGCTGCTGGCTCAGCCTGAGACGGCGCAGCAGGTCCAGCAGGCGCTGAGCGGCCTCCGTGAGCTCAGCCTGGCTAGCCTTCGGGACCTGGCCGACCTCAGCTTCAACCGGCTCAGCAGTTGTGCCCCCTGCCTGGAGCGCCTCTCCTTGGCCTACTGCCACCTCACCTTCCAGCTAGGCCCAGCCTGGGGCACCATCGGCCCCCAGGACTCCTCCCCCTCCCAACTCTCCTTCCGCAACCTGCTGCGATTCCTGAAGGAGCGGGCTGGTAGGCTGCACGCCCTGGACCTGAGCGGCACTGGTTTGCCGCCCGAGGCCCTGCGGGCACTGGGCCAGGTGGCCGGGCTGCAGCTGCAGGAACTGAGCCTGCATAGCTGCCGGGACCTCTCCACAGAGGCCGTGGCCGCCCTTTGCCACCAGCAACCAGGCCTTACCTCCCTGGACCTCAGCGGCTGCTCAGAACTGGCTGATGGAGCAGTCCTGGCCGTGAGCCGGGGCCTGCGGCACCTGCGGCGCCTGAGCCTGAGGAAGCTGCAGCGGCTGACAGATGCGGGATGCTCAGCCCTAGGGGGCCTGTGTGAGCTGCAGAGCCTGGACTTGGCCGAATGCTGCCTGGTGAGAGGGCGGGAACTGGCCCAGTCCCTGGGCTCGGTGTGCGCAGCTCCACCCCCACTGGCCTCCCTCAGCCTGGCCTACTGCTCCTCACTCAAG GACGCCTCGGTGCTCTCCCTGATCCCAGGGCTGGGCCCACGCCTCAGGGTGCTAGACTTGTCCTCCTGTGTGGCCCTCACCAACCAGACCCTGCAGGCCATCTGTACCTACCTCACCCGCCTCTCAGTCCTGCGCCTGGCCTGGTGCAAGGAGCTGGGTGACTGGGGgctcctggggctgggggagcccATCCAGGCGCCTTCGCAGGAGCCTCAG CCCCACGAAGAGCTGGAGTACCGGGCCTCCAGCCCCAAGGACCCCTCTCCCCAGCCACAGGGCCCCTCCCTGCTCATGCTGCAGGCCCTGCAGGAGCTGGACCTCACAGCCTGCAGCAAGCTGACTGATGCCAGTTTAACCAAG GTGCTCCAGTTCCCCCAGCTGAGGCAGCTGTCACTGAGCCTGCTGCCAGCACTCACAGACAAGGCCTTGGTGGCTGTGGCCAAGGGCTGCCCCAGCCTGGAGCGCTTGGCGCTAAGTCACTGCAGCCTCCTCAGCGACCAGGGCTGGGCGCAGGCGGCCAGCTCCTGGCCGAGGCTGCAGCACCTCAACCTGTCCAGTTGCAGTCAGCTCACGGAGCA AACTCTGGATTCCGTCGGGCAGGCGTGCAGGCAGCTGCGGATGGTAGATGTGGCCATGTGTCCCGGCATCAGCATAGCCTCCGTCAGGCGCTTCCAAGCCCAACTGCCTGAGGTGATCTGCATCCAGTCCCGCTTCGTGGGAGGGGCGGACCTGACCCTAACGCTCTGA
- the LOC133230295 gene encoding F-box/LRR-repeat protein 2-like isoform X3, giving the protein MPCLFPSDGHIYSELPASVRSERGLPREPGLVLCSPDCPSGGQRAVQHPRVVCLPSGHQEPGSQGHHLHQPDQPGWLAGFTPDLSGCNSLFTSGMLLAQPETAQQVQQALSGLRELSLASLRDLADLSFNRLSSCAPCLERLSLAYCHLTFQLGPAWGTIGPQDSSPSQLSFRNLLRFLKERAGRLHALDLSGTGLPPEALRALGQVAGLQLQELSLHSCRDLSTEAVAALCHQQPGLTSLDLSGCSELADGAVLAVSRGLRHLRRLSLRKLQRLTDAGCSALGGLCELQSLDLAECCLVRGRELAQSLGSVCAAPPPLASLSLAYCSSLKDASVLSLIPGLGPRLRVLDLSSCVALTNQTLQAICTYLTRLSVLRLAWCKELGDWGLLGLGEPIQAPSQEPQPHEELEYRASSPKDPSPQPQGPSLLMLQALQELDLTACSKLTDASLTKVLQFPQLRQLSLSLLPALTDKALVAVAKGCPSLERLALSHCSLLSDQGWAQAASSWPRLQHLNLSSCSQLTEQTLDSVGQACRQLRMVDVAMCPGISIASVRRFQAQLPEVICIQSRFVGGADLTLTL; this is encoded by the exons ATGCCCTGTCTTTTTCCCTCAGATGGTCACATATATTCTGAGCTTCCTGCCTCTGTCAGATCAGAAAGAGGCCTCCCTCGTGAGCCGGGCTTGGTACTGTGCAGCCCAGATTGCCCTTCGGGAG GCCAGCGTGCAGTACAACATCCCCGTGTCGTCTGCCTCCCTTCCGGCCATCAAGAGCCTGGGTCTCAGGGGCATCACCTGCATCAGCCTGACCAACCTGGATGGCTCGCCGGCTTCACTCCAG ACCTCAGTGGCTGCAACAGCCTCTTCACGTCAGGCATGCTGCTGGCTCAGCCTGAGACGGCGCAGCAGGTCCAGCAGGCGCTGAGCGGCCTCCGTGAGCTCAGCCTGGCTAGCCTTCGGGACCTGGCCGACCTCAGCTTCAACCGGCTCAGCAGTTGTGCCCCCTGCCTGGAGCGCCTCTCCTTGGCCTACTGCCACCTCACCTTCCAGCTAGGCCCAGCCTGGGGCACCATCGGCCCCCAGGACTCCTCCCCCTCCCAACTCTCCTTCCGCAACCTGCTGCGATTCCTGAAGGAGCGGGCTGGTAGGCTGCACGCCCTGGACCTGAGCGGCACTGGTTTGCCGCCCGAGGCCCTGCGGGCACTGGGCCAGGTGGCCGGGCTGCAGCTGCAGGAACTGAGCCTGCATAGCTGCCGGGACCTCTCCACAGAGGCCGTGGCCGCCCTTTGCCACCAGCAACCAGGCCTTACCTCCCTGGACCTCAGCGGCTGCTCAGAACTGGCTGATGGAGCAGTCCTGGCCGTGAGCCGGGGCCTGCGGCACCTGCGGCGCCTGAGCCTGAGGAAGCTGCAGCGGCTGACAGATGCGGGATGCTCAGCCCTAGGGGGCCTGTGTGAGCTGCAGAGCCTGGACTTGGCCGAATGCTGCCTGGTGAGAGGGCGGGAACTGGCCCAGTCCCTGGGCTCGGTGTGCGCAGCTCCACCCCCACTGGCCTCCCTCAGCCTGGCCTACTGCTCCTCACTCAAG GACGCCTCGGTGCTCTCCCTGATCCCAGGGCTGGGCCCACGCCTCAGGGTGCTAGACTTGTCCTCCTGTGTGGCCCTCACCAACCAGACCCTGCAGGCCATCTGTACCTACCTCACCCGCCTCTCAGTCCTGCGCCTGGCCTGGTGCAAGGAGCTGGGTGACTGGGGgctcctggggctgggggagcccATCCAGGCGCCTTCGCAGGAGCCTCAG CCCCACGAAGAGCTGGAGTACCGGGCCTCCAGCCCCAAGGACCCCTCTCCCCAGCCACAGGGCCCCTCCCTGCTCATGCTGCAGGCCCTGCAGGAGCTGGACCTCACAGCCTGCAGCAAGCTGACTGATGCCAGTTTAACCAAG GTGCTCCAGTTCCCCCAGCTGAGGCAGCTGTCACTGAGCCTGCTGCCAGCACTCACAGACAAGGCCTTGGTGGCTGTGGCCAAGGGCTGCCCCAGCCTGGAGCGCTTGGCGCTAAGTCACTGCAGCCTCCTCAGCGACCAGGGCTGGGCGCAGGCGGCCAGCTCCTGGCCGAGGCTGCAGCACCTCAACCTGTCCAGTTGCAGTCAGCTCACGGAGCA AACTCTGGATTCCGTCGGGCAGGCGTGCAGGCAGCTGCGGATGGTAGATGTGGCCATGTGTCCCGGCATCAGCATAGCCTCCGTCAGGCGCTTCCAAGCCCAACTGCCTGAGGTGATCTGCATCCAGTCCCGCTTCGTGGGAGGGGCGGACCTGACCCTAACGCTCTGA
- the LOC133230295 gene encoding F-box/LRR-repeat protein 2-like isoform X1 has protein sequence MAESLPLEMVTYILSFLPLSDQKEASLVSRAWYCAAQIALREASVQYNIPVSSASLPAIKSLGLRGITCISLTNLDGSPASLQVLRSVTHHLGPHLQSLCLGGGSPTEASFVALILGCPALRILDLSGCNSLFTSGMLLAQPETAQQVQQALSGLRELSLASLRDLADLSFNRLSSCAPCLERLSLAYCHLTFQLGPAWGTIGPQDSSPSQLSFRNLLRFLKERAGRLHALDLSGTGLPPEALRALGQVAGLQLQELSLHSCRDLSTEAVAALCHQQPGLTSLDLSGCSELADGAVLAVSRGLRHLRRLSLRKLQRLTDAGCSALGGLCELQSLDLAECCLVRGRELAQSLGSVCAAPPPLASLSLAYCSSLKDASVLSLIPGLGPRLRVLDLSSCVALTNQTLQAICTYLTRLSVLRLAWCKELGDWGLLGLGEPIQAPSQEPQPHEELEYRASSPKDPSPQPQGPSLLMLQALQELDLTACSKLTDASLTKVLQFPQLRQLSLSLLPALTDKALVAVAKGCPSLERLALSHCSLLSDQGWAQAASSWPRLQHLNLSSCSQLTEQTLDSVGQACRQLRMVDVAMCPGISIASVRRFQAQLPEVICIQSRFVGGADLTLTL, from the exons ATGGTCACATATATTCTGAGCTTCCTGCCTCTGTCAGATCAGAAAGAGGCCTCCCTCGTGAGCCGGGCTTGGTACTGTGCAGCCCAGATTGCCCTTCGGGAG GCCAGCGTGCAGTACAACATCCCCGTGTCGTCTGCCTCCCTTCCGGCCATCAAGAGCCTGGGTCTCAGGGGCATCACCTGCATCAGCCTGACCAACCTGGATGGCTCGCCGGCTTCACTCCAGGTGCTGCGGTCTGTTACCCACCACCTGGGCCCGCACCTGCAGAGCTTGTGCCTTGGTGGGGGCAGCCCCACAGAGGCCTCCTTCGTGGCCCTAATCCTGGGCTGCCCGGCTCTGCGTATCCTAGACCTCAGTGGCTGCAACAGCCTCTTCACGTCAGGCATGCTGCTGGCTCAGCCTGAGACGGCGCAGCAGGTCCAGCAGGCGCTGAGCGGCCTCCGTGAGCTCAGCCTGGCTAGCCTTCGGGACCTGGCCGACCTCAGCTTCAACCGGCTCAGCAGTTGTGCCCCCTGCCTGGAGCGCCTCTCCTTGGCCTACTGCCACCTCACCTTCCAGCTAGGCCCAGCCTGGGGCACCATCGGCCCCCAGGACTCCTCCCCCTCCCAACTCTCCTTCCGCAACCTGCTGCGATTCCTGAAGGAGCGGGCTGGTAGGCTGCACGCCCTGGACCTGAGCGGCACTGGTTTGCCGCCCGAGGCCCTGCGGGCACTGGGCCAGGTGGCCGGGCTGCAGCTGCAGGAACTGAGCCTGCATAGCTGCCGGGACCTCTCCACAGAGGCCGTGGCCGCCCTTTGCCACCAGCAACCAGGCCTTACCTCCCTGGACCTCAGCGGCTGCTCAGAACTGGCTGATGGAGCAGTCCTGGCCGTGAGCCGGGGCCTGCGGCACCTGCGGCGCCTGAGCCTGAGGAAGCTGCAGCGGCTGACAGATGCGGGATGCTCAGCCCTAGGGGGCCTGTGTGAGCTGCAGAGCCTGGACTTGGCCGAATGCTGCCTGGTGAGAGGGCGGGAACTGGCCCAGTCCCTGGGCTCGGTGTGCGCAGCTCCACCCCCACTGGCCTCCCTCAGCCTGGCCTACTGCTCCTCACTCAAG GACGCCTCGGTGCTCTCCCTGATCCCAGGGCTGGGCCCACGCCTCAGGGTGCTAGACTTGTCCTCCTGTGTGGCCCTCACCAACCAGACCCTGCAGGCCATCTGTACCTACCTCACCCGCCTCTCAGTCCTGCGCCTGGCCTGGTGCAAGGAGCTGGGTGACTGGGGgctcctggggctgggggagcccATCCAGGCGCCTTCGCAGGAGCCTCAG CCCCACGAAGAGCTGGAGTACCGGGCCTCCAGCCCCAAGGACCCCTCTCCCCAGCCACAGGGCCCCTCCCTGCTCATGCTGCAGGCCCTGCAGGAGCTGGACCTCACAGCCTGCAGCAAGCTGACTGATGCCAGTTTAACCAAG GTGCTCCAGTTCCCCCAGCTGAGGCAGCTGTCACTGAGCCTGCTGCCAGCACTCACAGACAAGGCCTTGGTGGCTGTGGCCAAGGGCTGCCCCAGCCTGGAGCGCTTGGCGCTAAGTCACTGCAGCCTCCTCAGCGACCAGGGCTGGGCGCAGGCGGCCAGCTCCTGGCCGAGGCTGCAGCACCTCAACCTGTCCAGTTGCAGTCAGCTCACGGAGCA AACTCTGGATTCCGTCGGGCAGGCGTGCAGGCAGCTGCGGATGGTAGATGTGGCCATGTGTCCCGGCATCAGCATAGCCTCCGTCAGGCGCTTCCAAGCCCAACTGCCTGAGGTGATCTGCATCCAGTCCCGCTTCGTGGGAGGGGCGGACCTGACCCTAACGCTCTGA
- the LOC133230295 gene encoding F-box/LRR-repeat protein 2-like isoform X2: MAESLPLEASVQYNIPVSSASLPAIKSLGLRGITCISLTNLDGSPASLQVLRSVTHHLGPHLQSLCLGGGSPTEASFVALILGCPALRILDLSGCNSLFTSGMLLAQPETAQQVQQALSGLRELSLASLRDLADLSFNRLSSCAPCLERLSLAYCHLTFQLGPAWGTIGPQDSSPSQLSFRNLLRFLKERAGRLHALDLSGTGLPPEALRALGQVAGLQLQELSLHSCRDLSTEAVAALCHQQPGLTSLDLSGCSELADGAVLAVSRGLRHLRRLSLRKLQRLTDAGCSALGGLCELQSLDLAECCLVRGRELAQSLGSVCAAPPPLASLSLAYCSSLKDASVLSLIPGLGPRLRVLDLSSCVALTNQTLQAICTYLTRLSVLRLAWCKELGDWGLLGLGEPIQAPSQEPQPHEELEYRASSPKDPSPQPQGPSLLMLQALQELDLTACSKLTDASLTKVLQFPQLRQLSLSLLPALTDKALVAVAKGCPSLERLALSHCSLLSDQGWAQAASSWPRLQHLNLSSCSQLTEQTLDSVGQACRQLRMVDVAMCPGISIASVRRFQAQLPEVICIQSRFVGGADLTLTL; encoded by the exons GCCAGCGTGCAGTACAACATCCCCGTGTCGTCTGCCTCCCTTCCGGCCATCAAGAGCCTGGGTCTCAGGGGCATCACCTGCATCAGCCTGACCAACCTGGATGGCTCGCCGGCTTCACTCCAGGTGCTGCGGTCTGTTACCCACCACCTGGGCCCGCACCTGCAGAGCTTGTGCCTTGGTGGGGGCAGCCCCACAGAGGCCTCCTTCGTGGCCCTAATCCTGGGCTGCCCGGCTCTGCGTATCCTAGACCTCAGTGGCTGCAACAGCCTCTTCACGTCAGGCATGCTGCTGGCTCAGCCTGAGACGGCGCAGCAGGTCCAGCAGGCGCTGAGCGGCCTCCGTGAGCTCAGCCTGGCTAGCCTTCGGGACCTGGCCGACCTCAGCTTCAACCGGCTCAGCAGTTGTGCCCCCTGCCTGGAGCGCCTCTCCTTGGCCTACTGCCACCTCACCTTCCAGCTAGGCCCAGCCTGGGGCACCATCGGCCCCCAGGACTCCTCCCCCTCCCAACTCTCCTTCCGCAACCTGCTGCGATTCCTGAAGGAGCGGGCTGGTAGGCTGCACGCCCTGGACCTGAGCGGCACTGGTTTGCCGCCCGAGGCCCTGCGGGCACTGGGCCAGGTGGCCGGGCTGCAGCTGCAGGAACTGAGCCTGCATAGCTGCCGGGACCTCTCCACAGAGGCCGTGGCCGCCCTTTGCCACCAGCAACCAGGCCTTACCTCCCTGGACCTCAGCGGCTGCTCAGAACTGGCTGATGGAGCAGTCCTGGCCGTGAGCCGGGGCCTGCGGCACCTGCGGCGCCTGAGCCTGAGGAAGCTGCAGCGGCTGACAGATGCGGGATGCTCAGCCCTAGGGGGCCTGTGTGAGCTGCAGAGCCTGGACTTGGCCGAATGCTGCCTGGTGAGAGGGCGGGAACTGGCCCAGTCCCTGGGCTCGGTGTGCGCAGCTCCACCCCCACTGGCCTCCCTCAGCCTGGCCTACTGCTCCTCACTCAAG GACGCCTCGGTGCTCTCCCTGATCCCAGGGCTGGGCCCACGCCTCAGGGTGCTAGACTTGTCCTCCTGTGTGGCCCTCACCAACCAGACCCTGCAGGCCATCTGTACCTACCTCACCCGCCTCTCAGTCCTGCGCCTGGCCTGGTGCAAGGAGCTGGGTGACTGGGGgctcctggggctgggggagcccATCCAGGCGCCTTCGCAGGAGCCTCAG CCCCACGAAGAGCTGGAGTACCGGGCCTCCAGCCCCAAGGACCCCTCTCCCCAGCCACAGGGCCCCTCCCTGCTCATGCTGCAGGCCCTGCAGGAGCTGGACCTCACAGCCTGCAGCAAGCTGACTGATGCCAGTTTAACCAAG GTGCTCCAGTTCCCCCAGCTGAGGCAGCTGTCACTGAGCCTGCTGCCAGCACTCACAGACAAGGCCTTGGTGGCTGTGGCCAAGGGCTGCCCCAGCCTGGAGCGCTTGGCGCTAAGTCACTGCAGCCTCCTCAGCGACCAGGGCTGGGCGCAGGCGGCCAGCTCCTGGCCGAGGCTGCAGCACCTCAACCTGTCCAGTTGCAGTCAGCTCACGGAGCA AACTCTGGATTCCGTCGGGCAGGCGTGCAGGCAGCTGCGGATGGTAGATGTGGCCATGTGTCCCGGCATCAGCATAGCCTCCGTCAGGCGCTTCCAAGCCCAACTGCCTGAGGTGATCTGCATCCAGTCCCGCTTCGTGGGAGGGGCGGACCTGACCCTAACGCTCTGA